One Thioclava sp. ES.031 genomic window, CGCCAGCACCGCCTGATGATCGATCTCGACCGCCTCGGAGGAGGCATCGCGCAGGGCGAAGGACAGGCCCAACCGATCGCCCGACCGGAGCTGCCGTCGATGGCTCAGGCTCGTGGTGATGATCGTCGCCGAATTGCGGAAACTGTCGAGGCGCAACTGCCGCTCGCCCGAAAGCGTCACCTGCGTGAGCGCGCGGCGCGGATCACCCCACTGCGCGCTTCCCGAAAGCCGCAGATAATTGCTCAGGTCGTCGCCGCCATACCAGTTCTTGCCCGCGAGAAGATCGACGCGATAGCGCAGCGGCGCATCGGCCGGGCTGAGCGCCTGCCCCAGCGTCGTCTCGATCGCGCTGAACGCGTAATCCGAGCCGCGCGCATCGGGCACCGTGTCCGTCGCATCGCCCGACAGGATCACTTGTTTGGTATAGATCTGCGCGCCGAAACTGGCGGGCAACTCCCCCAGACCCGCGAATTTGTAGCGCGCCTTCAACGACAGCGAAATCTCATATCCCGACAGCGCCTTGGCATCGGGATTGAGCGTGAAGTCGATGCCGCCGATATCGACGGTATCGGCGAGGCTGCCATTGTTGACATTGCTCGACGCGCCCGCGTCGAAATTCACCGAGAAGCTCCACGGGCTGGCCGCGGAAAGCGCGCGATAATCCCGCACGCTCGCGGCGCGCACGGCGTCGTTCGGCGCCATTTCGATTGCGCGGCGTTGCCAGAGCTGGGCTGCGAGCGGATGACCGAGATCGTAATTCGCCGCCGCCATCTCGACCGCGCTGACGTATTTTTCCTGCTGTGTCCGGGCCTGCGCATTGGCGCGAGTGGCCGCCGCCTTCGCCCCTGCCGGGTCGCCCTGCGCACGAAGGGCCCGCGCCAGCACGACGAGCGCGGCCACATCGTCGGGATTGCGTGCCAGACGTGCGCGCGCCGCAGCCTCCGCGGCGTTCCAATCGCCCGAACGCAGAACCTGCAACAGCGCCGCGTCCGTCATCGCATCGACGACCGGAACCTCTGCGGCCACGGGACCGGATCCGAAAACGCAAAGCAGCAGAGCAATCGCTCCGCCACGCAGAATACGCCGTGCGCGTTGCAACCTGCGCCCGCCGGTATCGAATTCGGTCATCGTCACCCCTTTGACGCCAAGCGACCAGACGAAACGGGCGGCAAGAGGTGAAAGCCCCTCGCCGCCCGTGTCAGGTTACTGCGACGCTTGATCGCGCGAGCGGTCCTGGTCTTGCGTGTGGGTCCCGGTGGTGTCCGTCGACGTACCCGCCGGGGCCATCATCGCTTCGTCGTTCATGTCGGTCGCTGCCGGACCGGTCATCGTTTCGCAGCCAGCCAGAGCCGCAGTCACGCCAAGAATGATAAGCAGGTTTTTCATCTGTCTCTCCTTTGTTGCAGGTTATTTTACCGTGACTATTCAGCGTGATTCTTTGATGCCGATCAACGTGCTAACTGCGCATCACGATTTTTCCTGCGAAATCTTGCGACAGGGCGATGAAAAGACCGGCGAAAACGCGGCTTTTCGGGTTCCACCCCCTCGCATCCCCCTCCGAGCGTGATTAGACTCCTTCACGCGACAGGGAGGCGAAACGCGATGAACGAGCACTCGAAAGCCGGGGAGCCGATAGAGCTTGAAGGCGTCTTGGCGCAGGGCAAATTGCAGCGCCTTCTCAATGCGTTGCCGCCCGATCTTCGCACCGAGATGTTACCCCTTTGGCAAATCATCCGCTTCTCGCCGGGCGATGTGCTGATCGAAGACGGCGAGGTTGCGGACCGGATCGGCTTCGTCACCGACGGCTTTCTCGCCATGTCGAAAACGCTGCAGGACCGGCATCGCCACATCATCGGGCTGATCACGCCATCGGATATGTTCGGACGCGCCTTCAACGGGCCCTCCGGCTACCGGATCGAAGCGCTCAGCGGCGGCGCGGTTCTGACCTGCGACCGGCAGAAATTCGAAGCGATCATCAGCCGCTCGCACGAGGCGGAACGGCTGCTTCTGCTGAGCATCCTCGACGAACTTGATGCCGCGCGCGAATGGGTGATGGTGCTGGGCAGCTCGAAAGTCGTCGAGCGGCTGGCCTCGCTCCTGATCATCCTGAGCCGCCACAAATACCGCACACCCGAAGGCACCGCGCATGAGCCTGTCCAGCTGCGCCTGCATATCCATATCAAGCGGGTCGATATCGCCCATCTGCTGGGCACCTCGCCGGAATCGCTGAGCCGTGCATTCCATCAGCTCGAGCGCAGGGGCGCGATCCGTCTCGTCACCCCCTACGATATCGAGCTTGCGGATCTCGCGGCGCTGATCGACATCTCGGGCAATTCGCTGGAGATGCGCGACGCCTGAGAGCGCTCAGCTTTCCAGAAACTCTTCCAGTCCCTCGGCCAAGGCGTCGAGATCGTTCAGCCGGAACTGTCGGGAATTCAGGATGTCGATCAGCCCGTCCTTCTGGAACTGATGCAGCGACCGGCTGACCGTCTCCTGCGTCGTGGCGATCAGATCGGCGATATCCTGACGCGGCAGCAACATCGTCAACATGCCGCCCCCTTTGGGCAGGGTTTGCCACGGCATGATATTGCGCGAGAGCAGAAGCAGCACGCGCAGCCGGTCGGTGGGCCCGCAGGCCCCGAGAAGCCAACTCAGCCGCCGCGCCTTGTGGATCCAGCTTTCCGCCTGATGACACAGCGCCCGGCGCAATTCGGGCTCCTGATCGATCAGCTGCGTGAAACGCGCCGACTCGAACAGACAAAGATCCGTGTCGATCACCGCCTCGATCGCGGTGTCGCGCGTTCCGTTGATAATCTGCCCGACGCTGTCGCCCGGCACGACGAGACCGGTGATCTTGCGTCGCCCCGAGAGCGAATGGCTCTGCATCCGCAACATGCCGCGCTGAACCAGCGCGATATGGTTGCAGGTGACATCTTCCTCGCAAAGCCGGTCATTGGCCGCGCAGGTAATCGTGCGCGCCTGTTCCACGACCCGAGCCAAGGCTCGATCCGAGAGGGATCCGCACACGCCTTGGTTGCGCCCGTTGCAACCTGCGCAATGCAAGATCGCCTCTGCATTTCGCAAAGGTGCCGTCATCGCAATCTCCGAAGGGGTTTACCCACACTCTTCGCAGCAAAACTGCGTACTCGTCCCCTAGTGCGTAATAAGACTATGCAAATGACATATCAGACTGTCAACACATGCGCGTGATAGAGTGCATATATGTCAAATCACTATCGCAGATGTGACGAGACGATGCCTCGCAACCCTCTGAGACTTATGGAAATTGTCAGAAATTCCGCGTGGATCAGGCGTCGACGCTTGCCACTGCGGCGGCCATTTCCACACCGTCGACATAGATCACTTCGGGCGTCTCGAATTCCAGCACGAAGAGCCGCGCGCGGCCTTGGCCCAGCGTGACATAGTGCCCGTCGACGACCGATTGCGCCGGCAGAAGCGCCTCGCGCTTGCCGTAGATCACCTGCACCCGCCAGTCGCGCATCATTAGCTGCGCGCCCTGCGCAATCAGAAGTGGCGCCCCGGGCCGGTCATGGCCAAGCGCGCCGGGCGAGATGCGGATCAGCGCGCCCACATATTCGCCCGCCCGCAACGCCTTGAGCCTGCAGGTCCCGCTGCGCGTCACGATCCGGTCGCCGGGTTCGAGAAACTCGATCGGGATGGCCCCGTCCAGCGTGTAGACCCGCGCCCCGGCGGCGATCCCCGCACTGAGATCCGGCGTGGGCCTGCGCGCCTCGGGCGGCGCTGCGCGCTCGGTCACGACCGGACCGGCCGGGCCCGGCAATGTGTGGCGTGGATTGGATTCGATTATCTGGCGGAGCATGGCCATGCCATCCCCCCGCCCTGGTGCCTGTCCCATGGCGATACCTGCTCTTGCCTACTCGTAACTTTGGCGTCTGACGCGCCTTTGGATAAAGGCTAACCCTCACCATCGCGTTAAGACGAGCAAAATCGCATCTTCCTCTTTCCGAGCCCTCAGGCTGTTGCTATTACGCCCCTGATGCGGGTGTGGCGGAACTGGTAGACGCACCAGATTTAGGTTCTGGCGCCTTTGGCGTGGGGGTTCGAGTCCCTTCACCCGCACCACTCCCCACTTGCGGAATATCACAAGATACCCTCGCCTTATCACGCGAGCGTGCTAATTTCGGATGGCTGCGCGGGCCTGCTACGCCCCCGCTTTGGTGACCGAAAGCGTGGGAGGCGTGATGGTCGAAGGCCCGCAAATGCCGCCCCGGCGGCCTGTCGAAGACGCGCCGGAGTCCCGCTCGCACAGGCCCAATTCCAGCCACGCGCTCAGCCGCGACGCGATTGCGGGTAATCCGAATTTCTTCGCCGCCCAGAAAGTGGTGGCGACGATGCTGCTCGACGTGCAGGCGCAGACGCCGCGGATCGCGCGGCACATGGCCTCGCATCGGCGCTGGCTCGTCAGCCAGACCAGTTTCGCGCTTGCGATGCGGGCGAAGACGGGGTCGGACGCGCCGGAGCTGACGCCGGGCCGGCTTCTTGCGGCGCTGACGCCCCATGTCGAGATCAACCGCAAGACGCTGAGCCAGTATCTGGGCGAGATGGAGGTGCACGGCCTGCTCGCCCCGCCCTCCGAGCCCAAGGGCGACCGGCGGCTGCGGCCCGTCACCACCACGCTCATGGCCGAACAGGGGATGCGGCGCTGGTGCGAGGGGCATCTGCATTGCCTCGATATGCTCGACGGTGGCGCGCGGCTGGCAGCGGCGCGCAACGATCCCGATCTTCCCTTCGCGATGCAGCGGCACATGGTCGAGATCATCCGCGCCGATCCCGAATGGCGCGCGCCGCCGCCCTCGATGGCGCATTTCCTCGGCTCCGACACCGGCGGCATCCTGCTCCATGCGCTGATCCGCATGCTCACCGACCTGCGCGAGACCGACGGGCGCATCTATCTCGAACCGGTCAGCATCGCCGCGCTGGCGGAGCAATTCCTGATCTCAGTCTCGAAGATCAAGCGAATGATCCAGAAGGCCGAAGAGGCGGGCCACCTTGGGTGGGAATTGCCGCGCAGGCGGGGCCGGCTCTGGCTCTCGCCCGATTTCGTGCGCGACCATTTCCGCAGGCAGGCGGTGAAGTTCGAATGCGTCGAGCGCGGCTGGCGCGCCGTCGCGTGAGGACGAGAGAGCGGTTTTCCGGGCGCAACACGGGGCGCAAAGACGCGATCTGTCCGAAAATGACCGCTGAGTTTCAAACACTTCCGGCTTAGAGTGGACCTTCAGGGAGGTCGTGACGTCTTCGCTTGGGCTCCGCAAACAAGGGGGCGGATCCGCCGAAGCGGTGAGAGATCACGACGACGCGCCCGCGCGGCGCAATCCCGGATTCGCGGCCGGGGCGACCATTGTGGGGTGGTGCGTCCCGGCTGCAACTTCCCGCCCGATCCACCGCAGCCGCGCCCCGCACCTTGCGCCGCTTTGTCAGCGCCCGCCCTGCCCGCTCTCGATCCTGTGTTCCCGGCATCTCCTCGCACGCGCCCGCCCGCGCGCGTATTTCACCGCCCGGAGGCCGCCCCGCAGCCCCTTTTCGCCTTGCCACCATGGCTGAGGCTCAATAGAAGGACGCCTGAAATTCGAGAACCGGCCGCGATCCGCGCGGCGCCCAGAGACAAAGGACAAACCATGCAGGTCACCGAGACCCAGAACGACGGCCTCAAGCGCGGCTACGAGATCACCATCACCGCCAAGGAACTCGACGAGAAGGTCACCGCGAAGCTTTCCGAAGCGCAGCCCGAGATCGAGATGAAGGGCTTCCGCAAGGGTAAGGTTCCGATGGCGATGCTGCGCAAGCAATTCGGCCCGCGCATCCTCGGCGAAGCGATGCAGGAATCGGTCGACGGCGCGATGAGCGAGCATTTCGAGAAGACCGGCGACCGCCCCGCGATGCAGCCGAAGATCGAGATGAAGGACGGCGAGAACTGGAAAGAGGGTGACGACGTGATCGTGACCGTCGAGTACGAAGCGCTGCCGGACATCCCGGATGTCGATCTGTCGGGCGTCAAGCTCGAGCGTCTGGTCGTCAAGGCCAACGAGGGCGAAGTGAACGAAGCGCTGGAAAGCCTCGCCGCGACCGCCAAGAACTTCGAGACCAAAGAAGGCAAGGCCGAGAACGGCGATCAGGTCGTGATCGACTTCGAAGGCTTCGTCGACGGTGAAGCGTTCGAAGGCGGCAAGGGCGAAGGCTACCCGCTGGAAATCGGTTCGGGGTCGTTCATCCCGGGCTTCGAAGAGCAGCTGACCGGTGCGAGCGCAGGTGACGACGTCGAAGTGACCGTGACCTTCCCGACCGAATACGGTGCGGAGCATCTCGCGGGCAAGGAAGCGCTGTTCAAGTGCAAGGTCCACGAAGTGAAGGCGCCGAAGGCTGCCGAGATCGACGACGAGATGGCCAAGCAGTTCGGCGCCGAAGACCTCGCCGCGCTGAAAGCGCAGGTCGCAGAGCGTCTGGAAGCTGAATACCAGGGCGCAGCGCGTCAGGTGATGAAGCGCGGCCTGCTCGACCAGCTCGACGATCAGGTGAAGTTCGACCTGCCCCCCTCGCTCGTGGAAGCCGAGGCCAAGCAGATCGCGCACCAGCTCTATCACGAAGAGAACCCGGACGATCACGGCCATGACCATGGCGAGATCGAGACCACCGACGAGCACAACACCCTCGCCGAGCGCCGCGTGCGTCTTGGCCTGCTGCTCGCCGAAATCGGCCGCAAGCAGGAGATCGAGGTCTCCGACGCCGAGATGACCCAGGCGATCATGAACCAGGCACGTCAGTACCCGGGTCAGGAGCGCGCCTTCTTCGAATTCGTGCAGCAGAACCCGCAGATGCAGCAGCAGCTGCGCGCGCCGCTCTTCGAAGACAAAGTCGTCGACTACATCGCTGGCGAAGCCAATGTGGACGACAAGGAAGTCTCCAAGGAAGAGCTGCAGAAAGAGATCGAGAAGCTCGACGAGCTGTGATCTTCGGGCGCTCAGCCCAACAATAGCGAAGGCCGCCTCTCGGGGCGGCCTTTTGCGTTCGTGGATGGGAGGTGGCGCGGGTCGCGCCTACCGCTATTCTCTTTGCGCCTCACTCCGCGGTCGGCACTTTCAGGAATTTCGCGTTCGGGATTAGCGAGGGAAGATCGGTCGCGGTCGCGACCTCGCGCAGCTTCTGGGCCGCGCGATCCACATGCAGGGACGCGGTGCGATCCGCCGCGGGA contains:
- a CDS encoding surface lipoprotein assembly modifier — encoded protein: MTEFDTGGRRLQRARRILRGGAIALLLCVFGSGPVAAEVPVVDAMTDAALLQVLRSGDWNAAEAAARARLARNPDDVAALVVLARALRAQGDPAGAKAAATRANAQARTQQEKYVSAVEMAAANYDLGHPLAAQLWQRRAIEMAPNDAVRAASVRDYRALSAASPWSFSVNFDAGASSNVNNGSLADTVDIGGIDFTLNPDAKALSGYEISLSLKARYKFAGLGELPASFGAQIYTKQVILSGDATDTVPDARGSDYAFSAIETTLGQALSPADAPLRYRVDLLAGKNWYGGDDLSNYLRLSGSAQWGDPRRALTQVTLSGERQLRLDSFRNSATIITTSLSHRRQLRSGDRLGLSFALRDASSEAVEIDHQAVLAGVSYDFAKRLAGTVTVGAALELERRDYDATLYGPGARYDTRGRLALQFGFPKLEFYGISPTLRLEGEETRSNVDFYDSSQVKLRLGLRSNF
- a CDS encoding Crp/Fnr family transcriptional regulator — protein: MNEHSKAGEPIELEGVLAQGKLQRLLNALPPDLRTEMLPLWQIIRFSPGDVLIEDGEVADRIGFVTDGFLAMSKTLQDRHRHIIGLITPSDMFGRAFNGPSGYRIEALSGGAVLTCDRQKFEAIISRSHEAERLLLLSILDELDAAREWVMVLGSSKVVERLASLLIILSRHKYRTPEGTAHEPVQLRLHIHIKRVDIAHLLGTSPESLSRAFHQLERRGAIRLVTPYDIELADLAALIDISGNSLEMRDA
- a CDS encoding Crp/Fnr family transcriptional regulator, whose amino-acid sequence is MARVVEQARTITCAANDRLCEEDVTCNHIALVQRGMLRMQSHSLSGRRKITGLVVPGDSVGQIINGTRDTAIEAVIDTDLCLFESARFTQLIDQEPELRRALCHQAESWIHKARRLSWLLGACGPTDRLRVLLLLSRNIMPWQTLPKGGGMLTMLLPRQDIADLIATTQETVSRSLHQFQKDGLIDILNSRQFRLNDLDALAEGLEEFLES
- a CDS encoding Hint domain-containing protein, coding for MLRQIIESNPRHTLPGPAGPVVTERAAPPEARRPTPDLSAGIAAGARVYTLDGAIPIEFLEPGDRIVTRSGTCRLKALRAGEYVGALIRISPGALGHDRPGAPLLIAQGAQLMMRDWRVQVIYGKREALLPAQSVVDGHYVTLGQGRARLFVLEFETPEVIYVDGVEMAAAVASVDA
- the tig gene encoding trigger factor, giving the protein MQVTETQNDGLKRGYEITITAKELDEKVTAKLSEAQPEIEMKGFRKGKVPMAMLRKQFGPRILGEAMQESVDGAMSEHFEKTGDRPAMQPKIEMKDGENWKEGDDVIVTVEYEALPDIPDVDLSGVKLERLVVKANEGEVNEALESLAATAKNFETKEGKAENGDQVVIDFEGFVDGEAFEGGKGEGYPLEIGSGSFIPGFEEQLTGASAGDDVEVTVTFPTEYGAEHLAGKEALFKCKVHEVKAPKAAEIDDEMAKQFGAEDLAALKAQVAERLEAEYQGAARQVMKRGLLDQLDDQVKFDLPPSLVEAEAKQIAHQLYHEENPDDHGHDHGEIETTDEHNTLAERRVRLGLLLAEIGRKQEIEVSDAEMTQAIMNQARQYPGQERAFFEFVQQNPQMQQQLRAPLFEDKVVDYIAGEANVDDKEVSKEELQKEIEKLDEL